One window of Bos mutus isolate GX-2022 chromosome 29, NWIPB_WYAK_1.1, whole genome shotgun sequence genomic DNA carries:
- the CHORDC1 gene encoding cysteine and histidine-rich domain-containing protein 1 translates to MALLCYNRGCGQRFDPETNSDDACTYHPGVPVFHDALKGWSCCKRRTTDFSDFLSIVGCTKGRHNSEKPPEPVKPEVKTTEKKELSELKPKFQEHIIQAPKPVEAIKRPSPDEPMTNLELKISASLKQALDKLKLSSGNEENKKEEDSDEIKIGTSCKNGGCSKTYQGPQSLEEVCVYHSGVPIFHEGMKYWSCCRRKTSDFNTFLAQEGCTTGKHMWTKKDAGKKVVPCRHDWHQTGGEVTISVYAKNSLPELSQVVANSTLLNVHIVFEGEKEFHQNVKLWGVIDVKRSYVTMTATKIEITMRKAEPMQWASLELPAAKTEEKQKEETTE, encoded by the exons ATGGCCCTGCTGTGCTACAACCGGGGCTGCGGCCAGCGCTTTGACCCCGAGACCAACTCTGACG ATGCTTGCACATACCACCCAGGCGTTCCAGTCTTTCATGATGCATTAAAG GGTTGGTCTTGCTGTAAGAGAAGAACAActgatttttctgactttttaagtATCGTA GGCTGTACGAAAGGAAGGCATAACAGTGAGAAGCCACCTGAGCCAGTCAAACCTGAAGTCAAGACTACTGAGAAGAAAGAATTATCTGAGTTGAAACCCAAATTTCAGGAGCACATCATTCAGGCCCCTAAACCAGTAGAAGCAATAAAAAGGCCAAG CCCGGATGAACCAATGACAAATTTGGAATTAAAGATATCTGCCTCCCTAAAACAAGCACTTGATAAACTTAAACTGTCATCGgggaatgaagaaaataagaaag aagaAGACAGTGATGAAATTAAGATTGGAACCTCATGTAAAAATGGAGGGTGTTCAAag acATACCAGGGTCCACAGAGTCTAGAAGAAGTCTGTGTATATCATTCTGGAGTACCTATTTTCCACGAAGG GATGAAATACTGGAGCTGTTGTAGAAGAAAAACTTCTGATTTTAATACATTCTTAGCCCAAGAGGGCTGTACAACAGGGAAACACATGTGGACTAAAAAGGATGCT GGGAAAAAGGTTGTTCCGTGTAGACATGACTGGCATCAGACTGGGGGTGAAGTCACCATTTCAGTATATGCGAAAAATTCACTTCCAGAGCTCAGCCAAGTGGTAGCAAATAGCACATTG ttaaatgTACACATTGTATttgaaggagagaaggaatttCATCAAAATGTGAAATTATGGGGT GTGATTGATGTAAAGCGAAGCTACGTAACTATGACTGCAACAAAGATTGAGATCACCATGAGAAAAGCTGAACCTATGCAGTGGGCAAGCCTTGAACTGCCTGCAGCCAAAACcgaggaaaaacaaaaggaagagacCACGGAATGA